The following are encoded together in the Microterricola viridarii genome:
- a CDS encoding TetR/AcrR family transcriptional regulator: protein MTLHDTPPTTLLAAGDAGAAVRRGPGRPRDEELDGQILQAVLALIDTEQEVTVARVIAGSGVSRAALYRRWPSMTTLIAAALDVGRSVPAEVPTDGDLRDVIFAGILGDPSFGADSRYSETRFRQRIRLVMADRQLQKAYWHSHVARRREPMERALQRGRERGILRPDLDTEASFDAIAGACYYQLVVRGDSFDDPATRARVSAALDIVWRGMLV from the coding sequence ATGACGCTGCACGACACTCCGCCCACCACCCTGCTCGCCGCTGGGGATGCCGGGGCCGCGGTTCGCCGCGGCCCCGGTCGCCCGCGCGACGAGGAGCTCGACGGCCAGATCCTGCAGGCGGTGCTGGCGTTGATCGACACCGAGCAGGAGGTCACCGTCGCCCGGGTGATCGCGGGCAGCGGTGTCAGCCGGGCCGCGCTCTACCGGCGCTGGCCGTCGATGACGACCCTCATCGCCGCCGCGCTCGACGTCGGGCGCAGCGTGCCGGCCGAGGTTCCAACCGATGGCGACCTGCGCGACGTGATCTTCGCCGGGATTTTGGGCGACCCGAGCTTCGGCGCCGACTCCCGCTACAGCGAGACCCGCTTCCGCCAGCGCATCCGGCTGGTCATGGCCGATCGGCAGCTGCAAAAGGCCTACTGGCACTCACACGTGGCACGCCGGCGCGAGCCGATGGAGCGCGCCCTCCAGCGGGGCCGCGAGCGCGGCATCCTGCGCCCCGACCTCGACACCGAGGCCAGCTTCGACGCCATCGCGGGTGCCTGCTACTACCAGCTCGTGGTGCGCGGCGACAGCTTCGACGACCCCGCCACCCGCGCCCGGGTGAGCGCAGCGCTCGACATCGTGTGGCGCGGCATGCTCGTCTGA
- a CDS encoding GNAT family N-acetyltransferase, producing the protein MHAVSLRRAVPGDAPAVLRLFDEAIAWFVQIGNAGQWGTEPFTGQPQWEQRVSGWCAEPDTWVAVHPDLGVCGALVLGDAVGYVPAATEPELYVRSLIGSRDPRAKGTGRRLLALADERAAARGVSLLRVDCYAGGSGELIRFYESCGYTRAVAFTVGAAPQEWPGQLLTRTLD; encoded by the coding sequence ATGCATGCTGTCTCCCTGCGCCGGGCCGTCCCGGGCGATGCCCCTGCCGTGCTCCGGCTGTTCGACGAGGCCATCGCCTGGTTCGTGCAGATCGGCAACGCCGGGCAGTGGGGCACGGAGCCATTCACCGGGCAGCCGCAGTGGGAGCAGCGGGTGTCGGGCTGGTGCGCCGAGCCGGACACGTGGGTGGCGGTGCACCCCGACCTCGGGGTCTGCGGAGCACTCGTTCTCGGCGACGCCGTGGGCTACGTGCCCGCCGCGACTGAGCCCGAACTCTATGTGCGCTCCCTGATCGGCTCCCGCGACCCCCGAGCGAAGGGCACCGGCCGCCGCCTGCTCGCCCTCGCGGACGAGCGGGCGGCCGCGCGCGGGGTCTCCCTGCTGCGCGTGGACTGCTATGCCGGCGGCTCCGGTGAGCTCATCCGCTTCTACGAGTCGTGCGGGTACACCCGCGCGGTCGCCTTCACGGTGGGAGCTGCTCCGCAGGAGTGGCCGGGGCAGCTCCTGACGCGCACGCTCGACTGA
- a CDS encoding oxygenase MpaB family protein, translating into MSDRRAADADAPHEGAPQGSAHDNSAHDNSAHDSSAHDNSALGSAHGGDERWRPGRSGRRRPPPWTHALAEGTDAGFFGPGSAVWAVNGALPTLVAGIRALLLQTLHPGAMAGVHDWSRYHEDPLGRLDGTVRWVATTTFGDRASATAASAFVSRLHEHVTGTYVDARGAERAYAANDEELLRWVHDAFTEAFLGAHATWGGTIPGGPDAYVREWAQAGRLMGVANPPTSVAELHAQMDAFLVEAKPDARVAEAMRFLRKPGLPGMTGRVYPILFGGAVASLDRRQRRLLGLRRPWWPAVTLTRAFLVFGVRVLGRTSPSEQNARARIARLEAAQTPAPAPTAEQASGPEPALEG; encoded by the coding sequence ATGAGCGATCGCCGCGCGGCCGACGCCGACGCCCCACACGAGGGGGCGCCGCAGGGGAGCGCGCACGACAACAGCGCGCACGACAACAGCGCGCACGACAGCAGCGCGCACGACAACAGTGCGCTCGGCAGCGCGCACGGCGGCGATGAGCGCTGGCGGCCCGGCCGCTCGGGGCGCCGTCGTCCGCCGCCGTGGACGCACGCGCTCGCCGAGGGCACGGATGCCGGCTTCTTCGGCCCGGGCAGCGCGGTGTGGGCGGTCAACGGCGCGCTGCCGACGCTCGTCGCCGGCATCCGGGCGCTGCTGCTGCAGACGCTGCACCCCGGCGCCATGGCGGGCGTGCACGACTGGTCGCGCTACCACGAGGACCCGCTCGGGCGCCTCGACGGCACCGTGCGCTGGGTGGCGACAACGACGTTCGGCGACCGGGCCAGCGCGACCGCGGCATCCGCCTTCGTCTCGCGGCTGCACGAACACGTGACCGGCACCTACGTCGATGCCCGCGGCGCCGAGCGCGCCTACGCAGCGAACGACGAAGAGCTGCTGCGCTGGGTGCACGACGCCTTCACGGAGGCGTTCCTCGGCGCGCATGCGACCTGGGGCGGGACGATTCCAGGCGGCCCGGACGCCTACGTGCGCGAGTGGGCGCAAGCTGGGAGGCTGATGGGGGTCGCGAACCCGCCGACGAGCGTCGCGGAGCTGCACGCGCAGATGGACGCCTTCCTGGTGGAGGCGAAACCCGACGCCCGGGTGGCCGAGGCGATGCGGTTCTTGCGCAAGCCCGGGCTGCCGGGCATGACCGGCCGGGTGTACCCGATCCTGTTCGGTGGGGCGGTGGCCTCGCTCGACCGGCGGCAGCGCCGACTGCTCGGGCTGCGCCGGCCGTGGTGGCCGGCGGTGACGCTGACGCGGGCGTTCCTCGTGTTCGGGGTGCGCGTGCTCGGGCGCACGTCGCCCAGCGAGCAGAACGCTCGGGCGCGGATCGCGCGGCTGGAGGCCGCACAAACTCCGGCGCCCGCACCGACAGCGGAGCAGGCGAGCGGGCCGGAGCCGGCGCTCGAAGGCTGA
- a CDS encoding ScbR family autoregulator-binding transcription factor: protein MAQQDRAVQTRDRIVTAAAGAFYRVGYADASITTIANAAGVTKGALYFHFGSKEEIARAVIDEQHLRVTTAAQEIWIATASPAETMMLMCADLAERLVDDVVVRAGIRLTNGGAIFDPPTRAPYDDWLLTFEELVGGAVGAGEFLPSTDAARLAHFIIPAYTGVQLLSDVLTNMGDLKERIGEMWEILLAAVAEPARLEELRALGARIFGTAG, encoded by the coding sequence ATGGCACAGCAGGATCGGGCGGTCCAGACGCGAGACCGCATCGTCACTGCGGCGGCGGGGGCTTTCTACCGTGTGGGCTACGCAGACGCGTCGATCACCACGATTGCGAATGCTGCGGGCGTCACCAAGGGCGCGCTCTACTTTCACTTCGGCTCCAAAGAAGAGATCGCGCGTGCCGTGATCGACGAGCAGCACCTGCGGGTGACCACGGCGGCACAGGAGATCTGGATCGCGACGGCCAGCCCGGCGGAGACGATGATGCTCATGTGCGCCGATCTGGCCGAACGCCTCGTGGACGACGTCGTGGTGCGGGCCGGCATCCGCCTGACCAACGGCGGGGCCATCTTCGACCCGCCCACGCGCGCGCCCTACGACGACTGGCTGCTGACCTTCGAGGAATTGGTGGGCGGCGCCGTCGGCGCCGGCGAGTTCCTGCCCAGCACCGACGCCGCGCGGCTGGCGCACTTCATCATCCCCGCCTACACGGGTGTGCAGCTGCTCTCGGACGTGCTGACCAACATGGGCGACCTGAAGGAGCGGATCGGCGAGATGTGGGAAATCCTCCTCGCGGCCGTCGCCGAGCCGGCCCGGCTCGAGGAACTGCGGGCGCTCGGGGCCCGCATCTTCGGCACCGCCGGCTGA
- a CDS encoding purple acid phosphatase family protein translates to MTTKNTVRWHRRGVVSTALLAVLGGVLAAPMPALAAPDVPTEPVVTTASTSWKYLDDGTDPVNGSGALRAWTAPGFDDSTWKSATGSFGAKSGKLAAVGPHLPATLLNHYLNGTAAPTVPTYFFRTSFDLQPGVADAVGSVLGDVVYDDALVVWVNGTKVAGFVDDRVTETSNQEYAGNSGGDPVASSFTVDPELLVDGTNTVAIALYQDRATSSDIYLDVPSIRLLPVQDPGTPVVAPPTRVILTPTTTPETSQSFSWLAGDAGHASGQVQLRPASGGDTRTVDAYQAGLVNNNPKPHYSATVTGLAPATAYSYRVGLEGSRSEWKTFTTADPAATDFQFVYYGDAQIGLDSTWPEVVRQAEATATRSVGSVHAGDLIDTGSNETQWNNWFAGMTNSAASTNVMAAPGNHEYSGDKKLAAWKANFEYPHNNPSTATIGAMAELAVGDTDVARQYAAYFAHWEEFAAETVYYTDYQGVRFITLNATRDSAFLTPGTLPSCTGVECPSGKVSRLWTEFQGAWLDQVLTESPSKWNVVTFHQPVFSTSAGRDEPVLRELWVPIFQKHDIDLVLMGHDHTYARGYLNTDRTETAGITDGPVYAVSNSGAKHYDLETEAKNVWTNNNATQVLRGEGVTTYQVVDVSQGQLVYRSYLAEKTANSTTALPIGAVYDEFTITKTDAGQKWVTEAGITPPVVVDPVDPVDPVDPVDPVDPVDPVDPVDPVDPVDPVDPVDPVDPVDPVDPVDPVDPVDPVDPGTLPAPIDAATLTEQNRGGITVPATATPGQAIAVELGAGNANAPVWPWIYSTPTSLGKATANASGQISVVVPADAAAGTHRIVVQAADGSLLGWAPVQVVPVTTGGGDGTGDGNGSGNGAGSGSGGTTGSATSNTGQLASTGAEISTALIAALALLLVGGVTAVVAARRRRAALDTTIELDALN, encoded by the coding sequence ATGACGACCAAGAACACAGTCCGCTGGCACAGACGGGGCGTGGTCTCGACCGCCCTCCTCGCTGTGCTCGGCGGGGTGCTCGCTGCGCCCATGCCGGCGCTGGCCGCCCCCGACGTACCGACGGAACCGGTGGTGACGACCGCGAGCACCTCGTGGAAGTACCTCGACGATGGAACAGACCCGGTGAACGGCTCCGGTGCCCTGCGGGCGTGGACCGCCCCGGGCTTCGATGACTCCACCTGGAAGAGCGCCACGGGCAGCTTCGGCGCCAAGTCCGGAAAGCTCGCCGCGGTGGGGCCGCACCTGCCGGCCACCCTGCTCAACCACTACCTCAACGGCACCGCCGCTCCCACGGTTCCCACCTACTTCTTCCGCACGAGCTTCGACCTCCAGCCCGGCGTCGCCGACGCGGTCGGCTCGGTTCTCGGCGACGTCGTCTACGACGACGCCCTCGTCGTCTGGGTCAACGGCACGAAGGTCGCCGGCTTCGTCGACGACCGGGTCACCGAGACCAGCAACCAGGAGTACGCGGGCAACAGCGGCGGAGACCCCGTCGCCAGCAGCTTCACCGTCGACCCCGAGCTGCTCGTCGACGGCACCAACACGGTGGCGATCGCCCTGTACCAGGACCGTGCCACGAGCTCGGACATCTACCTCGACGTCCCGTCGATCCGCCTCCTCCCCGTGCAGGACCCGGGCACGCCGGTCGTGGCTCCCCCGACCCGCGTCATCCTCACCCCGACGACCACGCCGGAGACCTCGCAGTCCTTCTCCTGGCTGGCCGGGGATGCCGGCCACGCGAGCGGGCAGGTGCAGCTCCGGCCGGCATCCGGTGGCGACACGCGCACCGTCGACGCCTACCAGGCCGGCCTGGTGAACAACAACCCCAAGCCGCACTACTCCGCCACGGTGACCGGCCTGGCGCCCGCGACCGCCTACAGCTACCGCGTCGGCCTGGAGGGCAGCCGGAGCGAGTGGAAGACCTTCACCACCGCCGACCCCGCCGCCACCGACTTCCAGTTCGTCTACTACGGCGACGCCCAGATCGGCCTCGACAGTACCTGGCCCGAGGTCGTGCGCCAGGCTGAAGCCACCGCGACGCGGTCCGTCGGCTCCGTGCACGCCGGCGACCTCATCGACACCGGCAGCAACGAGACCCAGTGGAACAACTGGTTCGCCGGGATGACCAACTCGGCGGCGAGCACCAACGTCATGGCCGCCCCCGGCAACCACGAGTACTCCGGCGACAAGAAGCTCGCGGCATGGAAGGCGAACTTCGAGTACCCGCACAACAACCCCTCCACCGCGACCATCGGCGCCATGGCCGAGCTCGCCGTCGGTGACACCGACGTGGCGCGCCAGTACGCGGCCTACTTCGCGCACTGGGAGGAGTTCGCCGCGGAGACGGTCTACTACACCGACTACCAGGGCGTGCGCTTCATCACGCTGAACGCGACCCGCGACAGCGCGTTCCTGACCCCCGGCACCCTGCCCTCCTGCACGGGTGTCGAGTGCCCCTCCGGCAAGGTCTCCCGCCTCTGGACCGAGTTCCAGGGCGCCTGGCTCGACCAGGTGCTCACCGAGAGCCCCTCGAAGTGGAACGTCGTCACCTTCCACCAGCCGGTCTTCTCGACATCCGCCGGTCGTGACGAGCCCGTGCTGCGCGAGCTCTGGGTTCCCATCTTCCAGAAGCACGACATCGACCTGGTGCTGATGGGCCACGACCACACCTACGCCCGCGGCTACCTCAACACCGACCGCACCGAGACCGCCGGCATCACCGACGGCCCCGTGTACGCCGTCTCGAACTCCGGCGCCAAGCACTACGACCTCGAGACCGAGGCCAAGAACGTGTGGACGAACAACAACGCCACCCAGGTGTTGCGGGGCGAGGGCGTGACGACCTACCAGGTCGTCGACGTGTCGCAGGGCCAGCTGGTCTACCGCTCCTACCTCGCCGAGAAGACCGCCAACTCGACGACGGCCCTGCCCATCGGCGCCGTCTACGACGAGTTCACCATCACCAAGACGGATGCCGGCCAGAAGTGGGTCACCGAGGCCGGGATCACCCCGCCCGTGGTGGTGGACCCGGTTGACCCGGTCGATCCCGTTGACCCCGTTGACCCCGTTGACCCGGTCGACCCGGTTGACCCGGTGGACCCGGTTGACCCCGTCGACCCTGTCGACCCGGTTGACCCGGTGGACCCGGTTGACCCGGTCGACCCGGTCGACCCCGTTGACCCCGTGGACCCGGTCGACCCGGGCACCCTGCCCGCGCCGATCGACGCGGCCACGCTCACCGAGCAGAACCGCGGCGGCATCACCGTGCCGGCGACCGCCACCCCGGGCCAGGCGATCGCGGTCGAGCTCGGAGCCGGCAACGCCAACGCCCCGGTCTGGCCGTGGATCTACTCCACGCCGACCTCCCTCGGCAAGGCCACCGCCAACGCCAGCGGCCAGATCAGCGTGGTTGTGCCGGCGGATGCCGCAGCAGGCACGCACCGCATCGTCGTCCAGGCCGCCGACGGCAGCCTGCTCGGCTGGGCTCCCGTGCAGGTCGTCCCGGTGACCACCGGCGGCGGCGACGGCACCGGCGACGGGAACGGCTCCGGGAACGGCGCCGGCTCGGGCTCGGGCGGCACCACCGGTTCTGCCACGTCGAACACGGGCCAGCTCGCAAGCACGGGCGCTGAGATCAGCACCGCGCTGATCGCCGCCCTCGCGCTGCTGCTCGTCGGTGGTGTCACGGCGGTCGTCGCTGCGCGCCGCCGCCGTGCCGCGCTCGACACGACGATCGAGCTGGATGCGCTGAACTAG
- a CDS encoding 4-hydroxybenzoate 3-monooxygenase has translation MNQPVSTRVAIIGAGPAGLLLSHLLGEAGIDSIVIDSRSRAEIEGTVRAGILEQGTVEVLASMGDASRVLTTGTRHDGVEFHFDGERHRIDFAALVGRSVWLYPQHEALKDLIAARLAAGQDLRFGVTAEGVEDASSDRPRVIATDADGAHFEIQAEFVVGADGSRSVARTAVTGSSTGGYFREYPFAWFGILTEAPPSAEELIYSNSPAGFALISQRSPQVQRMYFQCDPDADTNAMTDAEIWATLQERVPGTELAEGPIFQRDVLRFRSFVAHELRRGRVALVGDAAHTVPPTGAKGMNLAVADVLILNRALRALLLERDERLLDGYAETALRRIWKAQHFSWWMTSMLHTAPGASDFDHRRQLGELRSVVESEAGSAYLAEAYTGWPLEAGV, from the coding sequence TTGAACCAGCCTGTGAGCACCCGTGTCGCGATCATCGGGGCCGGCCCGGCCGGGCTGCTGCTCAGCCACCTGCTGGGCGAGGCCGGCATCGACTCGATCGTCATCGACTCCCGCAGCCGCGCCGAGATCGAGGGCACGGTGCGTGCCGGGATCCTCGAGCAGGGCACCGTCGAGGTGCTGGCCAGCATGGGCGACGCCTCCCGCGTGCTGACAACGGGTACGCGGCACGACGGCGTCGAGTTCCACTTCGACGGCGAGCGCCACCGCATCGACTTCGCCGCCCTGGTCGGCCGGAGCGTCTGGCTCTACCCGCAGCACGAGGCGCTGAAAGACCTGATCGCCGCGCGCCTCGCCGCCGGCCAGGACCTCCGCTTCGGCGTCACCGCCGAGGGCGTCGAGGATGCGTCATCCGACCGGCCCCGCGTCATCGCCACAGACGCCGACGGGGCGCACTTCGAGATCCAGGCCGAGTTCGTGGTCGGCGCCGACGGCTCCCGCAGCGTCGCCCGCACCGCCGTCACCGGTTCCTCGACCGGCGGCTACTTCCGCGAGTACCCCTTCGCCTGGTTCGGCATCCTCACCGAGGCGCCGCCGAGCGCCGAGGAGCTGATCTACAGCAACTCCCCCGCCGGCTTCGCGCTCATCAGCCAGCGCAGCCCGCAGGTGCAGCGGATGTACTTCCAGTGCGACCCAGACGCCGACACGAACGCGATGACGGATGCCGAGATCTGGGCGACCCTGCAGGAGCGCGTGCCCGGCACCGAGCTGGCCGAGGGCCCCATCTTCCAGCGCGACGTGCTGCGCTTCCGCAGCTTCGTCGCCCACGAGCTCCGCCGTGGCCGGGTCGCCCTCGTCGGCGACGCGGCGCACACCGTGCCGCCCACAGGGGCCAAGGGCATGAACCTCGCCGTGGCCGACGTGCTCATCCTGAACCGCGCCCTCCGTGCCCTGCTGCTCGAGCGCGACGAACGGCTCCTCGACGGCTACGCCGAGACCGCGCTGCGCCGCATCTGGAAGGCGCAGCACTTCTCCTGGTGGATGACGAGCATGCTGCACACGGCGCCCGGCGCCAGCGACTTCGACCACCGACGCCAGCTCGGCGAGCTGCGCAGTGTCGTCGAGTCTGAGGCCGGCAGCGCCTACCTCGCCGAGGCGTACACCGGCTGGCCACTGGAGGCCGGCGTCTAG
- the poxB gene encoding ubiquinone-dependent pyruvate dehydrogenase, which translates to MGTVAENIVEVLKVNEVRRVYGLPGDSLNGFTDALRKDGTIRWVHVRHEETAAFAAAADAALTGELAVVAGSCGPGNLHLINGLFDANRSRVPVLAIAAHIPTAEIGSGYFQETHPQELFREASVYVEYVADPSQMPRVLEIAMRSAIELRGVAVVVIPGDVALARATEQRAVRIRRANPVVTPSRPELAEAAALLNGAKKVTILAGAGVQGAHDDVIALAELLAAPIVHALRGKEFIEYDNPFDVGMTGLLGFASGYRAMEAADLVLVLGSDFPYQQFYPSRATTVQVDIRGAQLGRRHPVDLGLVGDVGDTARSLLPLIERKESRRHLDDALSHFAATRAKLDELAVPAATGRPIHPQYLTRLLDAHAGADAVFTADVGSPVVWAARYLHMNGARRLVGSFTHGSMANALLHAIGAQAAQPERQVVALAGDGGLSMMLGELITLTQNQLPVKVVVCNNSSLNFVELEMKAAGFITFGTELRNPDFARLAEAMGIHGRRVERSEDLEQAVTEFLAVDGPALLDVVTEPQELSMPPAITTEQVKGFTLYALRTVMSGRGDELLDLARANWRQLF; encoded by the coding sequence ATGGGAACCGTCGCTGAGAACATCGTCGAGGTGTTGAAAGTCAACGAGGTGCGGCGGGTGTACGGCCTCCCCGGCGACTCCTTGAACGGCTTCACCGACGCACTGCGCAAGGACGGCACGATCCGGTGGGTGCATGTTCGGCACGAGGAGACGGCCGCGTTCGCCGCGGCCGCCGACGCCGCGCTCACCGGTGAGCTGGCCGTCGTGGCCGGCTCCTGTGGGCCGGGCAACCTCCATCTCATCAACGGCCTGTTCGACGCGAACAGGTCGCGGGTGCCGGTGCTCGCGATCGCGGCGCACATCCCCACGGCGGAGATCGGCAGCGGCTACTTCCAAGAGACGCATCCGCAGGAGCTGTTCCGCGAGGCCTCCGTCTACGTCGAGTACGTGGCCGACCCCAGCCAGATGCCGCGCGTGCTCGAGATCGCCATGCGTTCGGCGATCGAGCTGCGCGGAGTGGCCGTCGTCGTGATCCCGGGCGACGTGGCGCTGGCCCGCGCGACCGAGCAGCGGGCCGTGCGGATTCGCCGCGCCAACCCGGTGGTCACGCCGAGCCGGCCCGAGCTCGCCGAGGCGGCCGCGCTGCTGAACGGCGCGAAGAAGGTCACCATCCTCGCCGGCGCGGGCGTGCAGGGCGCGCACGACGATGTCATCGCGCTGGCCGAGCTGCTCGCCGCGCCCATCGTGCACGCGCTGCGCGGCAAGGAGTTCATCGAGTACGACAACCCCTTCGATGTTGGGATGACGGGGCTGCTCGGGTTCGCGTCCGGCTACCGCGCGATGGAGGCGGCCGACCTCGTGCTGGTCCTCGGCAGTGACTTCCCGTATCAACAGTTCTACCCGAGCCGGGCAACGACGGTGCAGGTCGACATCCGGGGCGCGCAGTTGGGCCGCCGGCATCCGGTCGACCTCGGCCTCGTCGGCGATGTGGGCGACACCGCCCGGAGCCTGCTGCCGCTGATCGAGCGCAAGGAATCGCGCCGCCACCTCGACGACGCGCTCAGCCACTTCGCCGCGACCCGGGCGAAGCTCGACGAGCTCGCCGTGCCCGCGGCCACCGGCCGGCCGATCCACCCGCAGTACCTCACCAGGCTCCTCGATGCGCATGCCGGCGCGGATGCCGTGTTCACCGCGGACGTGGGGTCGCCCGTCGTCTGGGCGGCGCGCTACCTGCACATGAACGGCGCTCGCCGGCTGGTCGGCTCGTTCACCCACGGCTCGATGGCGAACGCCCTGCTCCACGCGATCGGCGCCCAGGCCGCGCAGCCGGAGCGTCAGGTCGTCGCCCTGGCCGGCGACGGCGGCCTGAGCATGATGCTCGGCGAGCTGATCACGCTCACTCAGAACCAGCTCCCGGTGAAGGTCGTCGTGTGCAACAACTCGTCGCTGAACTTCGTCGAGCTCGAGATGAAGGCCGCCGGGTTCATCACCTTCGGAACCGAGCTGCGCAACCCTGACTTCGCGCGCCTCGCCGAGGCGATGGGCATCCACGGCCGACGCGTCGAGCGCTCGGAGGATCTGGAGCAGGCGGTCACCGAGTTTCTCGCCGTCGACGGCCCGGCGCTGCTCGACGTGGTGACCGAGCCACAGGAGCTGTCGATGCCCCCGGCGATCACGACCGAGCAGGTGAAGGGGTTCACCCTCTACGCGCTGCGCACCGTGATGTCAGGGCGCGGCGACGAGCTGCTCGATCTGGCGCGCGCGAATTGGCGGCAGTTGTTCTGA
- a CDS encoding IclR family transcriptional regulator codes for MANSPSGDSVTGRIARVLESFTPTRTAQTVAEIGRRAGLPPSTAHRLVSEMIAEGLLERGDDKRVRVGLRLWELSTRSAGAMRVRQLAMPFMERVQTRIREHTQLAVLENDEALFLERLSAPESGANVTRVAGRLPLHASSSGVILAAYAGQEVQARLLAGPLPALTTETPADPSTLRRVMDDARRRGHVVAPGWMELVSTGVAVPVRDEAGGITAALSVVLPRDSGREAAALEELLAAASGISRALAAARRT; via the coding sequence ATGGCCAACTCCCCCTCCGGTGATTCCGTCACCGGCCGCATCGCACGCGTGCTGGAGTCGTTCACGCCCACCCGCACCGCGCAGACCGTCGCTGAGATCGGGCGGCGGGCCGGCCTCCCGCCGTCGACCGCACACCGCTTGGTGAGCGAGATGATCGCCGAGGGACTGCTCGAGCGCGGCGACGACAAGCGCGTGCGCGTCGGCCTGCGGCTGTGGGAACTCTCCACCCGCAGCGCGGGGGCGATGCGGGTGCGCCAGCTCGCGATGCCGTTCATGGAACGGGTGCAGACCCGCATCCGCGAGCACACCCAACTGGCCGTGCTCGAGAACGACGAGGCGCTGTTCCTCGAGCGGCTCTCAGCCCCGGAATCCGGGGCGAACGTCACCCGCGTGGCCGGCCGGCTGCCGCTGCACGCGTCGTCTTCGGGCGTGATCCTGGCCGCCTACGCGGGCCAGGAGGTGCAGGCGCGCCTGCTCGCCGGCCCGCTACCGGCCCTCACCACCGAGACACCGGCCGACCCCAGCACCCTCCGCCGGGTGATGGATGACGCGCGCCGCCGCGGTCACGTCGTCGCTCCCGGGTGGATGGAGCTGGTCTCGACCGGCGTCGCCGTGCCGGTGCGCGACGAGGCCGGCGGCATCACCGCCGCACTCTCGGTCGTGCTGCCGCGTGACTCGGGGCGGGAGGCGGCCGCGCTCGAGGAGCTGCTCGCCGCGGCATCCGGGATCTCGCGCGCGCTGGCCGCCGCCCGCCGCACCTGA